Below is a window of Camelina sativa cultivar DH55 chromosome 11, Cs, whole genome shotgun sequence DNA.
GTAATGTAACCATTGAGgaattgttcatcatcatcatcatggaaCAATCCTTTATAAGATGAACAGATTTCTTGAAAATCTTCATTATCTTCACTTTACCTCTAACTTCAACACTACTATTCAGTCCCACTCCTCTTCCGTTTAAATCCTCCATTAAACCTGGAACAGATGCTAGTAGCTTGGTTGTAACAATCTCAGCCGTCAGGCTCATCTTAACCGTCTGTTTCGCCGGAATAGTTTCACTTCTTCGAATACTTTCCCCAGTTACATCGGATTCACCGTGTTTAAACAAAAGCGTAACTTCATTCACTTTAAACGATGCTGGATTCGGATTATGTAATGAGATATTGACTGAGACTGTAACGTTTCGGTTCGTGTTGACTTTACCGTTGACGAAATCCAAACGTTGGATGATTGATATGGAGTCGACCTTGAGTTTTGGGTTATGGAGATGGAAAACCGTGAGGGAGAGGACGATCAAGGTGACTGCGATGAGCATAGCTAAAGATGCGATGAAACCACAACATAAGATGAGTTTTGCATGTGAATGGACGTATTTGGTTTTGTCGTGTTGGTGGTACTGATCTTCGTTTGGTTGGTCACTCCGGGTAGTGAGATAAAGTGGGGCTAAAGGCTTATGATCCTCGTTAGACTCAGCCATGGCTAACTCAAATTTCTTGTATGTTAATGTgtgtataaaattaattttggagGTTTAAAAGTTacgatatatataatatgtatgtaTTAGTGTTTCCGTTTGTAATTTTCCGTAACGCGTTTGcctggaaaaataaataacgtTGACCTATTGACTTGGACAAAGGAAATGTGAAGTGGGATGATTTGACTTTAGTGTTGCGAAACttctaatcatattttttctttttcttttcttttgtgttaagaaaagtaaaacatttaaaattgtGATTCTTCTAATCTTTGATGTGATTGGTGTTTGTTTATGTAGCAGACTGGACaaacaccaatttttttttttttttttggggtcacgACACAAAACCACAAGGATTCTTTAAAACTCGAGATCATGTAACAAATCCAGTGGTCGAAGGTTTACGTAATTAgcatctctagaca
It encodes the following:
- the LOC104722652 gene encoding uncharacterized protein LOC104722652 produces the protein IHTLTYKKFELAMAESNEDHKPLAPLYLTTRSDQPNEDQYHQHDKTKYVHSHAKLILCCGFIASLAMLIAVTLIVLSLTVFHLHNPKLKVDSISIIQRLDFVNGKVNTNRNVTVSVNISLHNPNPASFKVNEVTLLFKHGESDVTGESIRRSETIPAKQTVKMSLTAEIVTTKLLASVPGLMEDLNGRGVGLNSSVEVRGKVKIMKIFKKSVHLIKDCSMMMMMNNSSMVTLLCLRRTHEMTEKHVQI